Proteins co-encoded in one Metabacillus sp. KUDC1714 genomic window:
- a CDS encoding helix-turn-helix domain-containing protein — translation MYKNYNDYPDILNVSDIQEILGIGRKQAYELVHSDKFHVINIGRRIKVSKNVLLKWIEGENYHDSTN, via the coding sequence ATGTACAAGAACTATAATGATTACCCAGATATTCTAAATGTATCAGACATTCAAGAAATACTCGGTATTGGTAGAAAACAGGCCTATGAGCTAGTACATTCTGATAAATTTCATGTAATAAATATAGGAAGACGCATCAAAGTTTCAAAAAATGTTCTATTAAAATGGATTGAAGGAGAAAACTATCATGACTCAACAAACTAA
- a CDS encoding rolling circle replication-associated protein: protein MPGYTKVIISNKLVEVIKQEYLPLDRRTYSGGRKTYPIQSIEDHDTNVKRGINRARNQIRRLLECNFTDRYAFITLTFNPTEDIDVTNINICNRLFAKFKKRLAYYLKTNNLPDFKYLGVTEFQDENRQGTIHFHIVCNLTEVPVITIQKLWQYGCVHKALTTSESTENEKISFYLKKGIADPRLNGHKRYFHSHGLKKPITIEVMNLDEFYNYLIKCQPTLKHDDTYQSQVTGETKYEQYYLEDIKELIKYVQEL from the coding sequence ATGCCAGGATATACAAAAGTAATAATAAGTAACAAACTAGTAGAAGTGATTAAACAAGAATACTTACCTCTAGATAGAAGAACTTACTCAGGAGGACGTAAGACTTACCCCATTCAAAGTATTGAGGATCATGATACCAATGTAAAAAGAGGGATAAATCGTGCACGAAATCAAATTAGGAGATTGCTAGAGTGCAATTTTACTGATCGTTATGCATTTATCACCCTAACCTTTAATCCAACTGAAGATATTGATGTAACTAATATAAATATCTGTAATAGGTTGTTTGCAAAATTCAAAAAAAGGCTCGCCTACTATTTAAAAACAAACAATTTACCAGATTTTAAGTACCTAGGCGTTACAGAGTTCCAGGATGAGAATCGTCAAGGAACTATTCACTTTCACATTGTTTGCAATCTAACAGAAGTTCCTGTAATAACAATTCAAAAGCTGTGGCAGTACGGTTGTGTTCACAAAGCACTTACAACTTCAGAATCTACAGAAAACGAAAAAATTTCCTTCTATTTAAAGAAAGGGATTGCTGATCCTAGATTAAATGGTCACAAAAGGTACTTCCATTCACACGGTCTAAAAAAACCTATTACCATAGAGGTTATGAATCTTGATGAGTTTTACAATTATCTTATTAAGTGCCAGCCAACTTTAAAACACGACGATACATATCAATCACAGGTTACTGGTGAGACAAAATATGAACAATACTATTTAGAAGATATAAAGGAGTTAATCAAATATGTACAAGAACTATAA
- a CDS encoding type I restriction-modification system subunit M, whose amino-acid sequence MINFQDKVSFIWSIAEVLRGPYKPEDYGKVVLPLAVLRRFDCVLEDTKDDVLAKFADLKSINEDAREPILNRIAKQNFHNTSNYNFKNLLSDADNIADNLRDYINGFSKTARDIMEYFEFDKQIDKMNDNDLLYLTIKRFSELDLHPEVVSNVEMGYIFEELIRRFSEHAEAGDHYTPREVVRLMVSLLFMRDDDILTKYGLTQTLYDCAAGTGGMGSVAQEYLHELNPNADLEFFAQEINGESYAICKADILIKGEDARNIRRGNTLSNDQFKGEKFDYLISNPPYGVDWKSYEKPIKAEHEEQGLNGRFGPGTPRTSDGQLLFLLHLISKMKEVTVENPQGSRLAIIMNGSPLFTGDAGSGESEIRKYVLENDLVEGIVALPNDLFYNTGISTYIWILTNNKAAIRKGKVQLINAVDFSKKMKKSMGNKRNEITQEQIDEIVRLYGSFKPSDYVKIFDKEDFGYHKITVERPLRLNFLISEERIGQVAEQKAFQNLATSKKKGDNGLAEIEAGKELQVKITEVLRSLESDTLYKNREDFEKKLKAAFKEAGLTIGAPVLKAILASLSEKDETADACMKKKDESEADADLRDTENVPLKENIYEYFEREVLPHVPDAWIDHSKTKVGYEIPFTRQFYKYTALRSSEEIMAEIKELEVSIADQLKKVLG is encoded by the coding sequence ATGATTAACTTTCAAGATAAAGTAAGTTTCATCTGGTCAATCGCAGAGGTTTTGCGTGGACCTTATAAACCAGAGGACTACGGTAAGGTGGTTTTACCATTAGCGGTTTTACGCCGTTTTGACTGCGTATTAGAAGATACGAAGGATGATGTGTTAGCAAAATTTGCTGACTTGAAATCTATCAATGAAGATGCACGTGAGCCGATTTTAAATCGTATCGCCAAGCAAAATTTCCACAATACAAGTAACTACAACTTTAAAAACTTATTAAGCGATGCGGATAATATCGCTGATAACTTACGTGATTATATCAATGGTTTCTCAAAAACAGCACGTGATATTATGGAGTATTTTGAGTTTGATAAACAAATCGACAAGATGAATGACAATGATTTATTGTACTTAACGATTAAGCGTTTCAGTGAATTGGACCTTCATCCAGAAGTTGTTTCCAATGTAGAGATGGGGTATATCTTTGAAGAATTAATCCGCCGTTTCTCAGAACATGCTGAGGCTGGGGATCACTATACACCTCGTGAAGTCGTACGTTTAATGGTTAGTCTTTTATTCATGCGTGATGATGATATTTTAACGAAATATGGTCTAACCCAAACTTTATATGACTGTGCTGCTGGTACAGGTGGTATGGGTTCTGTTGCACAAGAATACTTACATGAATTAAACCCAAATGCAGACCTGGAATTCTTTGCACAAGAAATCAACGGGGAATCGTATGCAATCTGTAAAGCCGACATCTTAATTAAAGGTGAAGATGCTCGTAACATTCGTCGAGGAAATACTTTATCGAATGACCAATTTAAAGGCGAAAAGTTCGACTATCTAATCTCAAATCCTCCATATGGTGTGGACTGGAAGTCATATGAAAAGCCAATTAAAGCAGAGCATGAGGAACAAGGCCTTAACGGTCGGTTCGGCCCTGGTACACCTCGTACAAGTGACGGACAGCTTTTATTCTTATTGCACTTAATTTCAAAAATGAAGGAAGTAACAGTTGAAAATCCACAAGGCTCTCGGCTAGCGATTATTATGAATGGATCGCCACTATTTACAGGTGATGCAGGTTCAGGTGAAAGTGAAATCCGTAAATATGTACTTGAAAATGATTTAGTAGAAGGAATCGTTGCATTACCAAATGACTTATTCTATAACACGGGTATTTCAACATACATTTGGATCTTAACAAATAACAAAGCAGCCATTCGTAAAGGAAAAGTTCAATTAATCAATGCTGTAGACTTCTCAAAAAAAATGAAGAAAAGTATGGGTAATAAACGTAACGAAATTACACAGGAGCAAATTGATGAAATCGTTCGTTTATACGGTTCCTTCAAACCAAGCGATTATGTAAAGATTTTCGATAAGGAAGATTTCGGCTATCACAAAATTACCGTAGAACGCCCACTACGACTAAACTTCCTTATTTCAGAAGAACGTATCGGGCAAGTAGCAGAACAAAAAGCCTTCCAAAACCTTGCAACATCGAAGAAAAAAGGCGATAACGGACTTGCTGAAATTGAAGCCGGCAAAGAGCTACAAGTGAAAATTACCGAAGTGTTACGTAGCCTTGAAAGCGATACACTATATAAAAATCGTGAAGACTTTGAAAAGAAATTAAAAGCAGCTTTTAAAGAAGCAGGACTTACAATCGGTGCACCTGTACTAAAAGCAATCTTAGCTAGCCTTTCTGAAAAGGATGAAACAGCCGATGCATGCATGAAGAAAAAAGATGAAAGCGAAGCAGATGCCGACTTACGTGATACAGAAAATGTACCACTAAAAGAAAACATCTACGAATACTTTGAACGTGAAGTGTTACCTCATGTACCAGATGCATGGATTGATCACAGTAAAACAAAAGTCGGTTATGAAATTCCATTCACACGTCAATTTTACAAATACACAGCACTACGCAGTTCAGAAGAAATCATGGCTGAAATTAAAGAGCTAGAAGTGAGTATTGCTGATCAGTTGAAGAAGGTGTTGGGATGA
- a CDS encoding restriction endonuclease subunit S translates to MSKRKEYDEYKPTSIMGINKIPSHWVESKFRYVTDVLTDYTANGSFKSLADNVEYLSEPDYARLIRLTDLRSNLSNDGIYVNEDSYNFLKKSALFGGEYLIANVGAYAGLVVQMPKYDGVATLGPNMMMARFDEKKVLVKFMVYISNSEYIQKQLLLKATASSAQPKLNKEDFRSVEFIYPKIDEQKCIIRYLDNKVGQIDKLIDEKKKLVLLLEEKRQAVIKEAVTKGLNPNVKMKDSGVEWIGEIPEHWEVKQLKRALKVCNGREIEIELEKNDENGINVYGSGGIFKKTDRHLFSGESVLFGRKGTIGKPMYVNDLFWAVDTMYFTKFNSNSYPKWFYYMLKVYPWDLIMTQTALPSIVGTDVENDIWAIPDYKEQIEIANYLQIKDIKMFSTIESIENQIQKLKEYRQSLIYEAVTGKIDVRDFEIEQ, encoded by the coding sequence ATGAGTAAAAGAAAAGAATATGATGAATATAAGCCCACATCAATTATGGGTATAAATAAAATTCCATCTCATTGGGTAGAGTCGAAATTTAGATACGTTACCGACGTATTAACGGATTACACAGCCAATGGTTCGTTTAAATCATTGGCAGATAATGTTGAATATTTAAGTGAACCTGATTATGCCCGTTTAATTCGTTTAACAGATTTACGTTCAAATTTAAGTAATGATGGAATTTATGTTAATGAAGATTCCTATAATTTTTTGAAGAAATCAGCTTTATTTGGTGGAGAATACTTAATTGCTAACGTTGGAGCTTATGCAGGATTAGTTGTTCAAATGCCCAAATATGATGGAGTAGCAACTCTTGGACCGAATATGATGATGGCTAGATTTGATGAAAAAAAAGTTCTTGTGAAGTTTATGGTATATATATCTAATAGTGAGTATATTCAAAAGCAACTTCTCTTAAAAGCAACTGCTTCAAGTGCTCAACCTAAATTAAATAAGGAAGACTTTAGAAGTGTTGAGTTTATCTATCCTAAAATAGACGAACAAAAATGTATTATTAGATATCTAGATAATAAAGTTGGACAAATAGATAAATTAATTGATGAAAAGAAAAAATTAGTCTTATTGTTAGAAGAAAAACGCCAAGCAGTGATTAAAGAAGCGGTAACAAAAGGTTTAAATCCAAATGTAAAAATGAAAGATTCTGGTGTGGAATGGATTGGTGAAATACCTGAGCATTGGGAAGTTAAACAGTTGAAAAGAGCTTTAAAAGTATGTAATGGAAGAGAAATTGAAATTGAATTAGAGAAAAATGATGAAAATGGAATAAATGTGTATGGTTCTGGCGGTATTTTTAAGAAAACGGATAGACATTTATTTAGTGGGGAATCAGTGTTATTTGGTCGTAAGGGAACTATTGGAAAACCAATGTATGTAAATGATTTATTTTGGGCTGTAGATACAATGTACTTTACAAAGTTCAACAGTAACTCTTACCCTAAATGGTTTTACTATATGTTGAAAGTTTATCCCTGGGATTTAATAATGACTCAGACTGCTTTGCCAAGTATTGTTGGAACAGATGTAGAAAATGATATTTGGGCAATACCTGATTATAAGGAACAGATTGAAATAGCAAATTATTTACAAATAAAAGATATTAAAATGTTTTCTACAATTGAGAGTATAGAAAATCAAATCCAAAAATTAAAAGAATACCGCCAGTCTTTAATTTACGAAGCAGTAACAGGTAAAATTGATGTTCGTGATTTTGAAATAGAACAGTAA
- a CDS encoding type I restriction endonuclease subunit R, which yields MAIDSSEKGFETNIETSLVMNGYEKRVLEGEASRLFKKYVLDVEKLFEFLEATQDKQLKVLEKSYGVDYKQKVLGRICDSLKKHGVVHCLRHGIKDRGVTLKLVYNKPPTTMNQLMNELYQKNIFTVSRQVYYSDKHNNSLDMVVFINGLPLVVMELKNQFTGQTVEHAMNQFKKDRDPKEQLFKFNERVIVYFAVDPDEVFMTTELKKSKTYFLPFNKGNNSGKGNPTVYNNYRTHYLWEEVLLPDSLLDILFRFVFVKQDDILDSNNEIIGERKMLIFPRYHQLDVVRKLETDVKDKNVGQNYLIQHSAGSGKTNSISWLSHRLAKLHNEDNEAIFSSVIVITDRRVLDKQLQDAVYQLEHKAGMVERINKDSSQLANAITGETRIIITTLQKFPFIMEKVSGLERKKYAVIIDEAHSSQGGKASTALTNILSDKTLEDAYEEDRIAEENMDNLDEQIVETIMKSGKQDNVSFFAFTATPKPKTLEKFGTIGTDGKPHAFHEYTMRQAIEEGFILDVLSNYTTYKTFYKIAKHVDDDPLVSQKQATKKLAQYVSLHPHNISQKTEIIIEHYLNFTRHKIGGRAKAMVVTASRLHAVRYKIAFDQYIDKLGYDDLKTIVAFSGVVKDGDIPYTEPDMNGFSEKELPDKFNSDEYKVLLVAEKYQTGFDEPLLHTMYVDKPLSGIKAVQTLSRLNRTCPGKDDTFVLDFVNDPEDIKASFQPYYETTGLEEVTDPNILYDLQAELAPYQVYTEEEVRAVNELEIKGGFNKSAKEQTELNAWIDKGVERFKGDLSIEEQEAFKASVTKFTRTYAFVLQIATFIDVELHKQYIYLNYLVRKLPRNNKDKDIYMADDVALQYYRNQKVFEGSIDLEVTGGAELKPTAHGTSGVQEEEKVRLSSILDKLNERFGTEFTETDFLSRDQVKEDMLNSEDIKQKAKNNTKDNFKFAFEKSFMDFVIDRMGSNEKFFMKILENEEFKSLIMEDMMNEVYEEVNS from the coding sequence ATGGCAATTGATTCATCAGAAAAAGGGTTTGAGACGAATATTGAAACTTCCCTTGTAATGAATGGTTACGAGAAGCGTGTGTTAGAGGGCGAAGCGAGTCGTCTTTTTAAAAAGTATGTACTTGATGTAGAGAAGTTGTTTGAGTTTTTAGAAGCGACTCAGGACAAGCAACTTAAAGTGTTAGAGAAATCATATGGTGTGGACTATAAACAAAAAGTACTTGGCCGTATATGTGATAGCTTAAAAAAGCATGGGGTTGTACATTGTTTACGTCACGGGATTAAAGACCGTGGTGTGACGTTGAAGCTTGTTTACAATAAGCCACCAACAACGATGAATCAGCTTATGAATGAGCTGTATCAAAAGAATATTTTCACGGTCAGTCGCCAAGTATATTATAGCGACAAGCATAATAATAGCTTGGATATGGTTGTGTTTATTAACGGCTTACCGCTTGTTGTGATGGAATTGAAAAATCAATTCACAGGACAAACAGTGGAGCATGCAATGAATCAATTCAAAAAAGACCGTGATCCAAAAGAGCAGCTGTTTAAATTTAATGAGCGTGTCATTGTCTACTTTGCGGTAGATCCAGATGAAGTGTTCATGACGACAGAGCTGAAAAAATCGAAAACATACTTCCTTCCTTTCAATAAAGGTAATAATAGTGGTAAAGGAAATCCAACTGTCTATAATAATTACCGCACGCATTATTTATGGGAAGAAGTTTTACTACCAGACAGCTTGTTAGATATCTTATTCCGCTTTGTCTTTGTAAAACAAGACGATATTTTAGATTCTAATAATGAAATTATTGGCGAGCGGAAGATGTTAATCTTTCCTCGGTACCATCAACTCGATGTCGTACGTAAACTTGAAACGGATGTAAAAGATAAGAATGTTGGGCAAAACTATTTAATCCAACATAGTGCAGGTAGTGGGAAAACGAATTCGATTTCTTGGCTCTCACACCGTTTAGCAAAGCTGCATAATGAAGATAATGAAGCAATATTTAGTAGTGTTATCGTTATTACGGACCGCCGTGTATTAGATAAGCAATTGCAAGATGCCGTGTATCAGCTAGAGCATAAAGCTGGTATGGTTGAACGTATTAATAAAGACTCCAGCCAACTCGCAAATGCGATCACAGGTGAAACACGTATTATTATTACGACGCTTCAAAAGTTCCCTTTCATTATGGAAAAAGTATCGGGTCTTGAGCGTAAGAAATATGCCGTTATTATTGATGAAGCCCATTCTTCACAAGGTGGAAAAGCTTCAACAGCATTAACAAATATTTTATCGGATAAGACATTAGAAGATGCATATGAAGAAGATCGAATTGCAGAAGAAAATATGGATAATCTTGATGAACAGATCGTGGAAACGATTATGAAAAGTGGTAAACAAGATAATGTATCGTTCTTCGCTTTTACTGCGACACCTAAGCCAAAGACACTTGAAAAGTTTGGTACGATTGGTACAGATGGAAAGCCACATGCGTTTCATGAATATACGATGCGTCAAGCGATTGAAGAAGGTTTTATTCTAGATGTATTAAGTAATTACACAACGTATAAGACGTTTTATAAAATTGCAAAACATGTAGATGATGATCCGCTAGTATCACAAAAGCAGGCAACAAAAAAGCTGGCACAATATGTGTCGTTACATCCACATAATATCTCGCAGAAAACGGAAATTATCATTGAGCATTACCTCAATTTCACACGTCATAAAATCGGTGGTCGTGCAAAAGCAATGGTTGTAACAGCAAGTCGTTTGCATGCAGTTCGTTATAAGATTGCATTTGACCAGTACATCGACAAGCTGGGTTACGATGATTTAAAAACGATTGTTGCGTTCTCAGGCGTTGTAAAAGACGGCGACATTCCTTACACAGAGCCTGATATGAATGGTTTTAGTGAAAAGGAACTTCCTGATAAATTCAACTCAGATGAATATAAGGTGTTACTTGTTGCAGAAAAATACCAAACAGGCTTTGACGAGCCATTGCTTCATACCATGTACGTTGATAAGCCATTAAGTGGGATAAAAGCAGTTCAGACACTATCTCGCTTAAACCGTACATGCCCTGGTAAAGATGACACATTCGTACTGGATTTTGTGAATGATCCAGAAGATATTAAAGCGTCTTTCCAGCCTTACTATGAAACAACAGGGCTTGAGGAAGTAACAGACCCGAATATTCTATATGATTTACAAGCTGAGCTTGCACCGTACCAAGTGTATACAGAGGAAGAAGTACGTGCAGTCAATGAACTTGAAATTAAAGGTGGTTTCAACAAATCTGCAAAAGAGCAAACAGAACTCAATGCATGGATTGATAAAGGTGTAGAGCGTTTTAAAGGTGACTTATCTATTGAGGAACAAGAAGCATTTAAAGCATCTGTAACGAAATTTACACGTACGTATGCCTTTGTATTACAGATTGCGACGTTTATTGATGTTGAGCTGCATAAACAGTACATTTACTTAAATTATCTAGTACGCAAGCTTCCTCGGAACAATAAGGATAAAGACATTTATATGGCAGATGATGTGGCACTGCAATATTATCGCAACCAAAAAGTATTTGAAGGTAGTATTGATCTTGAAGTAACAGGTGGTGCAGAATTAAAGCCGACTGCGCATGGCACAAGCGGTGTGCAAGAGGAAGAAAAAGTTCGATTATCTTCTATACTTGATAAATTGAATGAACGTTTCGGCACAGAGTTCACAGAAACGGACTTCTTATCACGTGACCAAGTAAAAGAAGACATGCTGAATAGTGAAGACATAAAGCAAAAAGCAAAAAATAACACCAAAGATAACTTCAAATTTGCATTCGAAAAATCATTCATGGACTTCGTTATCGACCGCATGGGCAGTAACGAGAAGTTCTTTATGAAGATATTGGAGAATGAAGAGTTCAAGAGCTTAATCATGGAAGATATGATGAATGAGGTTTATGAGGAAGTTAATTCTTGA
- a CDS encoding ParA family protein — MSIPVDEKNGKVISFINMKGGVGKTTLCLGLGEFLANYRGKKVLFIDLDPQFNTTQSLMDLTDNEDNYMDDYRHRITVRKIFEDTKTISERPRIPEKEDVILKFENEQNIDLICGTIDIIKDDTSNKSLFKRLNKFIAEHNLKDLYDFIFIDCPPTISFYTDAALFASDYYLVPAKVDRYSILGVKMLKTVIENLMYDEDIHIKPLGIIYTMRKDEETKKTAEIRNRFESDSDVSELGIFENSTSIVNDLMVGYQGNISSKYLKSREDIEKVSDEFLSNLTEEKISEDDSSEQIIK; from the coding sequence ATGAGTATTCCAGTTGATGAGAAAAATGGGAAAGTTATATCCTTTATTAATATGAAAGGCGGGGTAGGAAAAACTACTTTATGTTTAGGATTAGGAGAATTTTTAGCAAATTATAGAGGGAAAAAAGTCCTTTTTATTGATCTGGATCCACAATTTAATACTACACAATCTTTAATGGATTTAACAGATAATGAAGATAATTATATGGATGATTATCGTCATAGAATAACAGTAAGAAAAATATTTGAAGATACTAAAACAATATCTGAGAGACCACGAATTCCAGAAAAAGAAGATGTTATTTTAAAGTTTGAGAATGAACAAAATATAGATTTAATATGTGGAACAATTGATATCATTAAAGATGATACTTCAAACAAATCACTATTCAAAAGGCTTAATAAATTTATTGCAGAACATAATCTTAAAGATTTATATGATTTTATTTTTATAGATTGTCCTCCAACAATTTCATTTTATACTGATGCAGCTTTATTTGCGTCTGATTATTATCTTGTTCCAGCGAAAGTTGATAGATATTCAATTCTAGGAGTGAAAATGTTAAAGACTGTAATCGAGAATTTAATGTATGATGAAGATATACATATAAAACCTCTAGGTATCATATATACCATGAGAAAAGATGAAGAAACTAAGAAGACAGCAGAAATCAGAAACCGATTTGAATCAGATTCAGATGTATCAGAACTAGGCATATTTGAAAATTCAACATCCATTGTAAATGACTTAATGGTGGGATATCAAGGAAATATCTCTTCAAAATATCTAAAATCTCGTGAAGATATTGAAAAAGTTTCGGATGAATTCTTGTCGAATTTAACAGAAGAAAAGATCTCTGAGGATGATTCAAGTGAACAAATTATTAAGTGA
- a CDS encoding DUF3006 domain-containing protein, whose product MIDIPKNKLSKGAKVGVVLLFDGETITIASEETQKLKKEIG is encoded by the coding sequence ATGATAGATATTCCAAAGAATAAGCTTTCTAAAGGAGCAAAAGTTGGGGTTGTACTTTTATTTGATGGTGAAACGATAACGATTGCCTCAGAGGAAACCCAAAAGTTAAAAAAAGAAATAGGATGA
- a CDS encoding CBO0543 family protein — MDRLHEFDNILYGRKENTDSLINYWVDYSNPLTWQFWILIAILLVPLIILYFKIDRSKIFLIGFFGYNVHVFFTFIDLYGINRGYWHYPYQVIPALPSISLDTALVPVAFMLIFQLTLNHQKNYYIYAIIMAAIFAFILKPILVNIGLFRMYGSINYFHLFIGYIFVLLISKCITWIFHKLYKPNFSAE; from the coding sequence TTGGATCGTTTACATGAATTTGACAATATTCTTTATGGTAGAAAAGAGAATACAGATTCATTAATTAATTATTGGGTAGACTACTCTAACCCTCTTACGTGGCAATTTTGGATTCTGATTGCTATTCTTTTAGTCCCCTTGATAATTCTTTACTTCAAAATTGATCGGAGCAAAATATTTCTAATAGGTTTTTTTGGGTATAACGTTCATGTTTTTTTTACATTTATCGATCTTTACGGCATAAATAGAGGTTATTGGCATTACCCTTATCAAGTAATCCCTGCTTTGCCAAGCATTTCATTAGATACCGCCTTAGTTCCAGTGGCTTTCATGCTTATCTTTCAATTGACATTAAACCATCAGAAAAATTATTACATATACGCTATAATAATGGCTGCTATATTTGCATTTATTTTAAAGCCGATATTAGTAAATATTGGTCTTTTTAGAATGTACGGTAGTATAAATTACTTTCATTTATTTATCGGTTACATATTTGTCCTATTAATATCAAAATGTATAACTTGGATATTTCATAAATTATATAAACCTAATTTTTCAGCTGAATAA
- a CDS encoding spore coat protein, translating to MNSIVENFTGMNAMSDQVIATDLLISAKSGVRNYAMAVTEAGTPEIKHTLTRHLEEALDMHEKISNYMVSKGWYHAYDTKEQIQLNLQNINTAMNLPTL from the coding sequence ATGAACTCAATCGTAGAAAATTTTACTGGCATGAATGCAATGTCTGATCAAGTCATAGCCACTGACTTATTGATTTCAGCAAAAAGCGGTGTTAGAAACTATGCAATGGCAGTTACTGAAGCAGGTACGCCTGAGATTAAACACACTCTTACTCGCCACCTAGAGGAAGCCCTCGACATGCATGAAAAAATATCGAACTATATGGTCTCAAAAGGATGGTATCATGCTTATGATACCAAGGAACAAATTCAACTTAATTTACAAAATATTAATACAGCAATGAATTTACCGACCCTATAA
- a CDS encoding zinc-dependent alcohol dehydrogenase: protein MKAVTYQGIKNVEVKEVEDPKIQMPDDMIIKVTSTAICGSDLHLIHGMIPNMQEDYVIGHEPMGIVEEVGPEVTKLKKGDRVIIPFNIACGECQYCKNNLESQCDNSNDNGDMGAYFGYSGNTGGYPGGQAEYLRVPFANFTHFKIPETCEEPDEKLSVIADAMTTGFWSVDNAGVKDGDTVIVLGCGPVGLFAQKFCWLKGAKRVIAVDYVKYRLEHAKRTNKVEIVNFEDHENVGSYLKEITKGGADVVIDAVGMDGKMTEMEFLATGLKLQGGAMSAIVMASQAVRKGGTIQITGVYGGRYNGFPLGDIMQRNVNIRSGQAPVIHYMPYMFELVSTGKIDPGDVVSHVLPLSEAKRGYEIFDTKTDNCIKVVLKP from the coding sequence ATGAAGGCCGTAACATATCAAGGCATCAAAAATGTTGAAGTGAAAGAAGTTGAAGATCCAAAAATCCAAATGCCCGATGACATGATTATTAAAGTAACAAGTACGGCGATTTGTGGATCTGATTTACATTTAATCCATGGAATGATTCCAAATATGCAAGAAGACTATGTGATAGGGCATGAACCAATGGGGATCGTTGAAGAGGTTGGTCCAGAAGTAACTAAATTGAAAAAAGGAGACCGCGTCATTATTCCCTTTAATATTGCCTGTGGTGAATGCCAATATTGTAAAAACAACCTTGAGAGTCAATGTGATAATTCAAATGATAATGGTGATATGGGGGCCTATTTCGGTTATTCGGGTAATACAGGTGGTTACCCAGGTGGTCAAGCTGAATACTTAAGAGTCCCTTTTGCAAATTTTACTCATTTTAAAATACCAGAAACCTGTGAAGAACCTGATGAGAAATTAAGTGTTATTGCCGATGCAATGACAACTGGCTTTTGGAGTGTTGATAATGCAGGTGTAAAAGACGGAGATACTGTCATTGTTCTAGGATGTGGACCAGTTGGCCTTTTTGCTCAAAAGTTTTGTTGGTTAAAAGGAGCAAAACGAGTAATTGCTGTAGATTATGTCAAATACCGTTTAGAACATGCGAAACGTACAAATAAAGTAGAAATCGTTAATTTTGAAGACCATGAGAATGTAGGAAGTTACCTTAAGGAAATCACAAAAGGCGGAGCGGATGTTGTCATTGATGCAGTTGGCATGGATGGAAAAATGACCGAAATGGAGTTCCTAGCTACGGGATTAAAGCTTCAAGGTGGTGCCATGAGTGCAATTGTTATGGCTTCCCAAGCCGTTCGTAAAGGAGGGACCATCCAAATTACAGGCGTGTACGGTGGTCGATATAACGGATTCCCACTAGGAGATATCATGCAGCGTAATGTAAATATACGCTCTGGACAAGCTCCGGTGATCCACTATATGCCATACATGTTTGAATTAGTTTCCACTGGCAAGATTGATCCAGGTGATGTTGTCAGTCACGTTCTGCCACTAAGTGAAGCTAAACGTGGTTATGAAATTTTTGACACAAAAACAGACAATTGTATTAAAGTCGTATTAAAACCATAA
- a CDS encoding spore coat protein, translated as MNNDYLDPINSLHVPELADTTFAMDFLIRAKEAVRNTAVALTETSSPDLRAMLRKQLMQSIAMHQEITELMVEKKWFHPHDLKEQYKLDQLSAKNTIMVGNMNLFPIETNRKGMFDRTPDEH; from the coding sequence TTGAACAATGACTATTTAGACCCGATTAATTCGTTACATGTTCCTGAGCTTGCAGATACAACTTTTGCAATGGATTTTCTTATTCGTGCAAAAGAGGCGGTAAGAAATACGGCTGTGGCTTTAACCGAAACCTCTTCACCTGACTTAAGAGCCATGTTGCGAAAGCAATTAATGCAGAGCATCGCCATGCATCAAGAAATTACTGAGCTTATGGTTGAGAAAAAATGGTTTCATCCACATGATTTAAAAGAGCAATATAAATTGGATCAGCTTTCTGCCAAAAACACAATTATGGTTGGAAACATGAATCTATTTCCTATTGAGACCAATCGAAAAGGTATGTTTGACCGTACACCCGATGAACATTAA